In Flammeovirgaceae bacterium 311, one DNA window encodes the following:
- a CDS encoding mandelate racemase (COG4948 L-alanine-DL-glutamate epimerase and related enzymes of enolase superfamily): MKLTIRSFELPLRHTFRIAYDARDVQQTLIVELQEGEHKGWGEATRNPYYGYSISSMTEALENIRTQIETTSLDSPEYYWAQMQPLLRDNPFALCALDGAANDLWGKMQGKPLYKLWGLEAKNMPLTNYTIGIDSVENMAKKLQEFPWPLYKIKLGTPDDVAIVKELRRHTNSIFRVDANGAWGVAETIENAKLLKPLGVEFIEQPMPANALEDMKEVYQHSVLPLVADESCITEEDVSRCHGHFHGVNIKLMKCGGLTPARRMIAEAKELGMKAMVGCMTESTIGISGIAQLLPLLDYVDMDGPLLLSKDIASGVSIHQGKISYSTVNGTGATLLADG, encoded by the coding sequence ATGAAACTAACCATCCGATCGTTCGAACTTCCGCTTAGGCATACTTTCAGAATAGCCTACGATGCACGTGATGTGCAGCAAACCCTGATCGTTGAGCTGCAGGAGGGTGAACATAAGGGCTGGGGCGAAGCTACCCGCAACCCATACTACGGCTACAGCATCAGCAGCATGACAGAAGCCCTGGAAAACATCCGCACACAGATAGAAACAACTTCTCTTGACAGCCCCGAATACTACTGGGCTCAAATGCAGCCCCTGCTCCGCGATAATCCTTTTGCCCTCTGCGCCCTGGATGGGGCCGCAAATGATCTGTGGGGAAAAATGCAGGGTAAGCCTCTGTACAAACTCTGGGGGCTGGAAGCCAAAAATATGCCCCTCACCAATTACACCATTGGCATCGATAGTGTGGAGAACATGGCAAAAAAGCTTCAGGAGTTTCCCTGGCCTCTTTACAAGATCAAACTGGGCACTCCCGATGATGTAGCCATTGTAAAAGAATTACGCAGGCATACCAATTCCATATTCCGGGTTGATGCCAACGGCGCCTGGGGAGTAGCAGAGACCATCGAAAATGCAAAACTGCTCAAGCCACTGGGGGTAGAGTTTATTGAACAGCCCATGCCCGCCAATGCCCTGGAAGACATGAAAGAGGTTTATCAGCACTCTGTACTCCCCCTGGTGGCCGACGAAAGCTGCATTACAGAAGAGGATGTAAGCAGGTGCCATGGCCACTTCCACGGTGTTAACATCAAGCTGATGAAGTGCGGCGGCCTTACCCCCGCCCGCCGCATGATAGCCGAAGCCAAAGAGCTGGGCATGAAGGCCATGGTTGGCTGCATGACAGAGTCCACCATTGGCATCTCGGGTATTGCACAGCTCCTGCCCCTGCTCGATTATGTTGACATGGACGGCCCTCTGCTGCTAAGTAAGGACATTGCCAGCGGCGTAAGCATCCACCAGGGCAAAATCAGCTACAGCACCGTAAACGGCACAGGCGCCACCCTGCTGGCTGATGGATGA
- a CDS encoding N-acyl-D-amino-acid deacylase (COG3653 N-acyl-D-aspartate/D-glutamate deacylase), with translation MIHFRSIALKILSLLLIALLANSCTRQKTDAVTAYSVVFAKATVIDGSGAAPYVANVVISGDSIALIDRDTSATYRAGETINAQGLVLSPGFIDTHAHGNPLKTPEFKNFLSMGVTTICLGQDGFSPEHKDPKVWMDSVSTTKPGPNIALFAGHNTLRLLSGTGYTTTPTAKNETAMERLLVQAMEAGCFGLSTGLEYTPGYYADSTELNSLARVVGLQGGIIMSHIRNEDDSVVDSSIEELLAQGKYCPVHISHIKVVYGKGRARAAEIIEQLEHARSSGIEVTADFYPYTASYTGIGILFPDWAKKPNDYREVLSSRGEELRLFLKNKVMQRNGPDATLIGSGPYKGKTLAQISAELNKPYEEVLLHDIGPYGASGAYFIMDSSLQEAFLANPYTMICTDGSPEMNHPRGYGAFAKIIETYVVNKEVLSLEEAIRKMSGLPAETLGLTDRGFIRAGYKADLLLFDPTAIRERATYEDPYQLASGFQYVLVNGKVVKRGDTFASDRAGRMLKKNRL, from the coding sequence ATGATACACTTCCGCAGCATAGCGCTAAAAATATTAAGCTTACTCTTGATTGCCCTGCTCGCCAATTCCTGTACCCGGCAAAAAACAGATGCTGTTACTGCATATAGTGTTGTGTTTGCAAAAGCAACCGTGATTGATGGATCAGGTGCAGCCCCCTATGTTGCCAACGTTGTTATAAGCGGCGATTCTATTGCCCTCATAGACCGGGATACTTCAGCCACTTACAGGGCTGGAGAAACCATCAATGCACAGGGGCTGGTCTTAAGTCCGGGCTTTATTGATACCCATGCCCACGGAAACCCGCTGAAAACCCCGGAATTTAAAAACTTTCTCTCCATGGGTGTAACCACTATTTGCCTGGGACAGGATGGCTTTAGCCCGGAGCATAAAGATCCGAAAGTCTGGATGGATTCTGTTAGCACCACCAAACCCGGACCCAACATTGCCCTTTTTGCCGGCCACAACACCCTAAGGTTATTATCAGGGACAGGCTACACCACCACCCCCACTGCTAAAAATGAGACCGCCATGGAAAGGCTGCTGGTGCAGGCAATGGAGGCTGGTTGTTTTGGCTTGAGCACCGGCCTTGAATATACCCCTGGTTATTATGCCGATAGTACCGAGCTGAACAGCCTGGCCAGGGTGGTAGGACTACAAGGGGGCATCATCATGAGCCACATACGCAATGAAGATGATTCGGTAGTAGACTCCTCCATAGAAGAGCTGCTGGCGCAGGGCAAATACTGTCCGGTTCATATTTCTCATATTAAAGTAGTATATGGTAAAGGAAGAGCGCGGGCAGCAGAGATAATAGAGCAGCTGGAGCATGCCAGAAGCAGCGGTATAGAGGTAACTGCCGATTTTTATCCCTACACCGCCAGCTATACAGGCATTGGCATTCTTTTTCCCGATTGGGCAAAAAAGCCAAATGATTACAGGGAGGTGTTAAGCAGCCGGGGAGAAGAATTACGCCTGTTCCTGAAAAACAAAGTAATGCAGCGCAATGGTCCCGATGCTACCCTGATCGGATCAGGCCCTTATAAAGGAAAAACGCTTGCCCAAATCTCTGCCGAACTCAACAAGCCTTATGAAGAGGTGCTCCTGCACGATATTGGCCCTTATGGTGCAAGCGGTGCCTATTTTATCATGGACAGTAGCCTGCAGGAAGCTTTTTTAGCAAACCCTTACACCATGATCTGCACCGACGGAAGTCCTGAAATGAACCATCCCAGGGGCTATGGGGCCTTTGCCAAAATCATAGAAACCTATGTGGTAAATAAAGAGGTGCTTTCCCTGGAGGAGGCTATCCGGAAAATGAGCGGCCTGCCCGCCGAAACCCTGGGCCTGACAGACCGCGGCTTCATCAGGGCGGGCTATAAAGCAGACCTGTTGCTCTTCGACCCCACTGCCATCCGGGAGCGTGCTACTTACGAAGATCCCTATCAGCTGGCATCCGGTTTTCAGTATGTACTTGTGAATGGAAAAGTTGTGAAGCGGGGTGATACATTTGCCAGCGACAGAGCGGGCAGAATGCTAAAAAAGAACAGGCTCTAA